A region from the Nonlabens sp. YIK11 genome encodes:
- a CDS encoding zinc-dependent peptidase yields the protein MLYILPLLLLAGAALYFFVFRAPDPRTTTHPESWHKLLLDHVVFYKELSAIAQKRFRNRMMLFLEETYVEAVGFELEELDTVLVAASAVIPVFKFKEWHYENLTGVVLYPDNFNEDMNFDQEHPDRMIGGMVGNGRYENQMILSRSSLHHGFENNSDKHNTGIHEFVHLIDKVDGETDGVPERLLEKSYVLPWINLMHKEMESIDSNKSDIRKYGGTNQAEFFAVAAEYFFSRPKLMKRKHPELYKMLLMCFDPRKKPKAA from the coding sequence GTGTTATACATTCTGCCTTTACTGCTGCTCGCTGGCGCGGCGCTCTATTTTTTCGTTTTTAGAGCTCCAGATCCTAGAACCACTACCCATCCAGAATCCTGGCATAAACTGCTGCTGGACCACGTTGTATTCTACAAGGAATTGAGCGCTATTGCCCAAAAGAGATTCCGTAATCGCATGATGCTGTTTCTGGAAGAAACTTATGTAGAAGCCGTAGGCTTTGAGCTGGAAGAATTGGATACCGTTCTCGTGGCCGCCAGCGCCGTCATACCGGTTTTTAAATTCAAGGAATGGCATTATGAAAATTTGACCGGTGTCGTATTGTATCCAGATAATTTTAATGAAGACATGAATTTTGACCAGGAGCATCCAGATCGCATGATAGGTGGCATGGTGGGCAATGGCCGTTATGAGAACCAGATGATCCTGTCCAGGTCTTCCCTACACCACGGTTTTGAGAACAACAGCGACAAACACAATACGGGCATTCACGAGTTTGTGCATTTGATCGACAAGGTAGATGGCGAGACAGATGGCGTTCCAGAGCGCCTGCTGGAAAAATCTTATGTCTTGCCATGGATCAACTTGATGCACAAGGAAATGGAGTCAATCGACAGCAATAAATCAGATATCAGGAAATACGGTGGCACCAATCAAGCCGAGTTTTTTGCAGTGGCTGCAGAGTATTTTTTCTCCAGACCCAAACTCATGAAACGCAAACATCCAGAGCTTTACAAGATGTTGTTGATGTGCTTTGATCCACGCAAGAAGCCTAAGGCTGCATGA
- a CDS encoding S1/P1 nuclease — translation MKYLVLVGLLLLSVQVKADDWGKTGHRVTGAIAEKYLNKKAKKAIAELLDGESLAFASTYADEIKSDDAYRSYGPWHYVNVPFDKTYETHEHNDQGDVIQGIDKCISVLQSETTTKKDKAFHLRMLIHFVGDLHQPMHVGIGEDKGGNDFQVRWYNDGTNLHSVWDTKMIESYGMSYTELANNADRLSKEERKTIASGTHRDWMKDSRVLVKDIYANTEVGEKLGYRYMYDYFETVRNQLQKGGIRLAALLNEVLG, via the coding sequence ATGAAATATTTGGTTTTGGTAGGGTTGCTATTGCTTTCCGTGCAGGTTAAGGCAGATGATTGGGGAAAAACCGGTCACAGAGTCACAGGAGCCATCGCCGAAAAATATTTGAACAAAAAAGCTAAAAAAGCCATTGCCGAACTGTTGGATGGAGAATCGCTGGCCTTTGCATCCACTTATGCAGATGAGATCAAAAGTGATGACGCCTATCGTTCCTACGGGCCTTGGCATTATGTAAATGTCCCTTTTGACAAAACCTATGAGACCCATGAACACAACGATCAAGGCGATGTGATTCAAGGTATTGACAAATGCATCAGTGTTCTACAATCAGAAACAACTACAAAAAAAGACAAGGCTTTTCACTTGCGCATGCTCATCCATTTTGTAGGCGACTTGCACCAACCTATGCACGTAGGAATAGGTGAAGATAAAGGCGGTAACGATTTCCAGGTGCGCTGGTACAATGATGGCACCAACCTGCACAGCGTTTGGGATACTAAAATGATTGAGAGTTACGGCATGTCATACACAGAACTAGCCAATAATGCAGACCGACTAAGTAAAGAAGAACGCAAAACGATCGCCAGCGGCACGCACCGTGACTGGATGAAAGACAGTCGCGTTCTGGTTAAAGATATTTATGCCAATACTGAAGTAGGTGAAAAGCTAGGCTATCGCTACATGTATGACTACTTTGAAACCGTACGCAACCAATTGCAAAAAGGAGGTATCAGACTGGCGGCATTGCTCAACGAGGTTTTAGGGTAA
- a CDS encoding DUF1456 family protein encodes MDNNDILRRLRYILNLSDDAMMDMYAKGGEPVSRAEVSDWLKKEEDEAFDVVIDENLATFLNGVIVNYRGKKDGQTPVAEVVLDNNIILRKLKIAFNFKSDEMVYLMKLGGQKVSATELSAFFRNPKHPKYMPLNDQYLRNFLNGFQKQRDAQRKKIEQDTLGNLNS; translated from the coding sequence ATGGACAACAATGACATCTTACGCCGGCTGCGCTACATCTTGAACCTAAGCGACGATGCGATGATGGATATGTATGCTAAAGGTGGTGAACCTGTTTCCAGAGCAGAAGTGAGCGACTGGCTCAAAAAGGAAGAAGACGAGGCTTTTGATGTGGTCATTGATGAGAACCTAGCCACATTCCTCAACGGTGTGATCGTCAACTATCGAGGCAAAAAAGATGGACAGACTCCAGTGGCTGAAGTTGTCTTGGACAACAATATCATTTTGAGAAAACTCAAAATCGCTTTCAACTTTAAGTCTGACGAGATGGTTTATTTGATGAAATTGGGTGGTCAAAAAGTAAGCGCCACAGAGCTTAGCGCATTTTTTAGAAATCCCAAACATCCCAAATACATGCCGCTCAATGATCAATATCTGCGTAATTTTTTGAATGGTTTTCAAAAACAACGTGACGCGCAGCGCAAGAAAATCGAGCAGGATACATTGGGAAATCTTAATTCTTAA
- a CDS encoding metal-dependent hydrolase family protein has product MKNLLQLLFLLIIQFTTAQTLLIPERVFDGMSMHENWVVLVNGNVIEYAGSRSGLDAAVGTEEIELPGMTLMPGLIEGHSHILLHPYNETSWNDQVLKESPVERSIRATNHVKASLMAGVTTMRDLGSEGAGYSDVYIKKSIEEGIIPGPRLLVAGPAIVATGAYGPKGFHDGVTVPLGAEEASGNDVIATVRRQIGNGADFIKIYADYRWQAGAASQPTFSMEEMKLMVETAKSAGTYAVAHASTPEGMRRAILAGVETIEHGDDATMEIYELMKKNNVALCPTLAAGDAISQYSGWNKKVDPEPERIVNKRKSFAMALKSGVTIAFGGDVGVYSHGENYRELELMVDYGMEPLEVLKTATSGNASIFHLNQLGNIQPKYLADLIAVDGDPSKNIGVMRNVTFVMKDGNIYKNAN; this is encoded by the coding sequence ATGAAAAACTTGCTTCAACTCCTGTTCCTATTGATAATTCAATTCACCACGGCACAAACCTTATTGATACCAGAACGAGTATTTGATGGAATGTCTATGCATGAGAATTGGGTAGTGTTGGTAAACGGGAACGTTATCGAGTATGCGGGTTCAAGATCAGGACTAGACGCAGCTGTAGGTACCGAGGAGATAGAATTGCCTGGAATGACCCTTATGCCTGGATTGATAGAAGGACATTCCCATATTTTATTGCATCCCTACAATGAGACTTCTTGGAACGATCAAGTGCTCAAGGAATCGCCTGTAGAGCGGTCTATAAGAGCGACAAATCATGTAAAGGCATCGCTTATGGCTGGAGTAACTACGATGAGAGACCTAGGCTCAGAAGGTGCTGGGTACAGTGATGTTTATATTAAGAAAAGTATTGAAGAAGGAATCATTCCTGGTCCACGACTGCTCGTCGCTGGACCGGCCATTGTTGCAACAGGTGCCTATGGACCCAAAGGTTTTCACGACGGTGTTACCGTACCGCTGGGCGCAGAAGAAGCAAGCGGTAACGATGTGATCGCCACCGTACGCCGCCAGATAGGCAATGGTGCTGATTTCATAAAAATTTATGCCGACTATAGATGGCAAGCCGGCGCGGCATCCCAACCCACATTTTCTATGGAAGAAATGAAATTAATGGTAGAAACTGCTAAAAGCGCAGGAACGTATGCGGTTGCTCACGCCAGCACACCTGAAGGAATGCGCAGGGCTATTCTCGCTGGAGTGGAAACCATTGAACACGGTGATGACGCCACAATGGAGATTTATGAATTAATGAAAAAGAACAACGTTGCTTTATGTCCTACCTTAGCGGCTGGTGATGCCATATCACAGTACTCTGGCTGGAACAAAAAGGTAGATCCAGAACCTGAACGTATCGTCAATAAACGCAAGTCTTTTGCGATGGCTTTGAAAAGCGGCGTGACCATCGCCTTCGGTGGTGATGTAGGTGTGTATTCTCACGGTGAGAACTATCGAGAATTGGAATTGATGGTCGATTATGGGATGGAACCGCTAGAAGTGTTAAAAACGGCGACCTCGGGAAATGCAAGCATCTTTCATTTGAACCAATTGGGTAACATTCAACCCAAATATCTGGCGGATCTTATTGCCGTAGATGGTGATCCTTCAAAGAACATCGGCGTTATGAGAAACGTGACATTCGTAATGAAAGATGGGAACATCTACAAAAACGCTAACTAA